The following proteins come from a genomic window of Pelagicoccus albus:
- the dapA gene encoding 4-hydroxy-tetrahydrodipicolinate synthase, producing the protein MSAKKYTGSMTALATPFLGDGSLAESDLKKLVEHQIQGGIDALVPVGTTGECPTLSHDEHQRVVELTIQTAAGRVPVIAGAGSNSTREAVSLTKYAHQAGAAGMLHVAPYYNKPSQEGLFRHFSAIAEATDRTIVLYSIPGRCGIQIDVSTVERLLAKYPHVNHIKEAGGSVDRVNELKKAMGDDLVVLSGDDGLTLPFICAGAEGVISVASNVIPEQVVALVKASLDGDLKTASALHQLLYPIFTNLFIEPNPVPVKACMVKAGLFETGRVRLPLCELRPENKTLVLSIFEELQAALATQA; encoded by the coding sequence ATGAGCGCAAAAAAGTACACCGGATCAATGACCGCCCTAGCGACCCCCTTCCTCGGAGATGGGTCCTTAGCCGAATCTGATCTTAAAAAACTGGTCGAACACCAGATTCAGGGAGGTATCGACGCGCTCGTACCCGTAGGGACGACCGGCGAATGCCCTACCCTCAGCCATGATGAGCACCAACGTGTCGTGGAATTGACAATCCAAACTGCAGCGGGGCGCGTGCCCGTAATCGCAGGAGCGGGTTCCAATTCTACTCGTGAAGCAGTTTCGCTCACTAAGTATGCCCATCAAGCGGGAGCAGCCGGCATGCTTCACGTGGCCCCCTACTACAACAAGCCAAGCCAGGAAGGCCTGTTCCGCCATTTCTCTGCAATTGCGGAAGCAACTGACCGCACCATCGTTCTCTACTCGATTCCAGGACGCTGCGGCATCCAGATCGACGTATCAACAGTTGAGAGACTTCTGGCGAAGTACCCTCACGTTAACCACATCAAGGAAGCGGGCGGCAGTGTAGACCGAGTAAACGAACTCAAGAAGGCGATGGGTGACGACCTCGTAGTGCTCAGCGGCGACGACGGGCTAACTCTCCCCTTCATCTGCGCTGGAGCGGAAGGCGTAATATCAGTCGCCTCGAACGTCATTCCCGAGCAAGTGGTAGCCCTCGTTAAGGCATCCCTGGATGGTGACCTAAAAACAGCCAGCGCCCTGCATCAGCTTCTCTACCCGATCTTCACCAATCTTTTCATCGAGCCAAATCCGGTTCCGGTGAAAGCGTGCATGGTCAAGGCGGGTCTCTTTGAAACTGGTCGCGTAAGGCTACCGCTGTGTGAACTGCGCCCCGAGAACAAAACTTTGGTGCTCTCCATTTTTGAAGAACTGCAAGCAGCCCTAGCCACCCAAGCGTAG
- the dapB gene encoding 4-hydroxy-tetrahydrodipicolinate reductase, with amino-acid sequence MSLKICIVGAKGRMGQAIAEATVEAGHKVVAKIDQGDDLKAGIAAADAVIDFSFHTVTESVFQTAAELGKPVVCGTTGHSQEEKAKLLEIASKTATVWAGNFSIGVNLLCYLVEKAAGILPMDYNAEIVEMHHRLKKDAPSGTALMLADAVLEPRGLNYDDLRHGREGITGERTEREVGMHSLRGGDVVGDHTVIFSDVGERVELTHKASSRAIFARGAVRAAAWSVGKKPGIYGIREVLGLA; translated from the coding sequence ATGTCATTGAAAATCTGTATTGTAGGCGCCAAGGGGCGTATGGGCCAAGCGATCGCCGAGGCGACAGTGGAAGCTGGACACAAGGTCGTAGCAAAAATCGATCAAGGCGATGACCTGAAGGCTGGAATCGCAGCAGCGGACGCGGTTATCGATTTCTCTTTCCACACCGTAACGGAGTCTGTTTTCCAAACAGCTGCCGAGCTCGGCAAACCAGTCGTTTGCGGCACCACCGGACACAGTCAGGAGGAAAAGGCTAAGCTCCTGGAAATCGCCTCTAAGACCGCAACCGTCTGGGCCGGAAATTTTTCCATCGGCGTAAATCTGCTGTGCTACCTCGTCGAGAAGGCAGCTGGTATCCTACCCATGGACTACAACGCCGAAATCGTGGAGATGCACCACCGACTCAAGAAAGATGCCCCCAGCGGCACCGCTCTGATGCTCGCTGACGCCGTTCTCGAACCGAGAGGTCTCAATTACGATGACCTACGACACGGCCGCGAGGGAATCACCGGCGAGCGAACAGAGCGCGAAGTGGGAATGCATTCACTCCGAGGCGGCGATGTGGTTGGCGATCACACCGTGATCTTCTCGGATGTCGGAGAACGCGTGGAGCTTACACACAAAGCTTCGAGCAGAGCTATCTTCGCCCGTGGAGCGGTACGGGCCGCAGCCTGGTCCGTTGGCAAAAAGCCTGGAATCTACGGAATCAGAGAAGTTCTCGGCCTAGCCTAG
- the ruvA gene encoding Holliday junction branch migration protein RuvA encodes MIVSIEGILERATPLTAIVNAGGLGYLVNIPVSTAAKLPANGERVKLHTHVVYREDSQALYGFATEEERNFFQLLIEKVSGVGPKVGIGMLSKLELPSLVSAIGNEDSVLLAKTPGIGKKTAERVIIELKDKLGAFAQTSTSDPLQGLKSDTTSGSAPSGNHQEDAILALLALGYRQTDASKSVGKAVEALGPNASTEQLIKAALG; translated from the coding sequence ATGATCGTCTCTATCGAAGGGATTTTGGAGCGGGCTACACCGCTCACTGCCATCGTCAATGCGGGAGGTCTGGGCTATTTGGTCAACATTCCCGTTTCCACGGCAGCTAAACTCCCTGCGAACGGGGAACGAGTAAAACTTCACACCCACGTGGTGTACCGCGAGGATTCGCAGGCTCTATACGGCTTCGCTACCGAGGAAGAGCGAAACTTCTTTCAGCTCCTTATCGAGAAGGTCTCTGGAGTCGGTCCCAAGGTCGGTATAGGCATGCTTTCCAAGCTCGAGCTTCCTTCCCTCGTATCTGCAATCGGCAACGAGGATTCGGTCCTTCTGGCCAAAACTCCCGGTATTGGCAAAAAAACAGCCGAACGAGTCATAATAGAATTGAAGGACAAACTCGGTGCCTTCGCTCAGACTTCGACGAGTGATCCACTGCAAGGCTTGAAATCCGACACAACAAGTGGATCAGCCCCAAGCGGCAATCACCAGGAAGATGCTATTCTAGCCCTACTCGCTTTAGGATATCGCCAGACCGACGCGTCAAAGTCAGTCGGCAAGGCTGTTGAAGCCCTCGGTCCAAATGCATCGACCGAGCAACTTATCAAAGCCGCTCTCGGCTGA